The following proteins are co-located in the Desulforegula conservatrix Mb1Pa genome:
- a CDS encoding YkgJ family cysteine cluster protein yields MKAPAKRIKNKKIEASLSKIKALSVEKERENWDFRAFLKYEYTSAQLDRVVHKLYQEISTEIDCTKCNNCCRETYPVINQSDVKSAAKRLQMLPSEFIEQYLVSEAEGFKFNQEPCPLLYGGRCKIYGAHPKDCQSFPHLHKKDIMGRLMAVVENYGVCPIVFNVYEALKKELWPGMHKFY; encoded by the coding sequence ATGAAAGCCCCTGCAAAGAGGATTAAAAATAAAAAAATTGAAGCCAGTTTGTCAAAAATCAAAGCATTGTCTGTGGAGAAGGAACGGGAAAATTGGGATTTTCGAGCGTTTCTGAAATACGAATATACTTCAGCACAACTCGATAGGGTTGTACATAAGCTCTATCAGGAAATTTCTACTGAAATTGACTGTACTAAGTGCAATAATTGCTGCCGTGAAACCTATCCTGTTATCAATCAATCTGATGTCAAATCAGCGGCCAAGCGTTTGCAAATGCTTCCAAGTGAGTTTATCGAGCAATATTTGGTGTCAGAAGCTGAAGGTTTCAAATTCAATCAGGAACCATGTCCTCTATTATACGGCGGCCGTTGTAAAATTTACGGGGCACATCCAAAAGATTGTCAGTCTTTTCCGCATTTGCACAAAAAAGACATCATGGGTAGGTTGATGGCAGTGGTAGAAAACTACGGAGTTTGTCCAATAGTCTTCAATGTATATGAGGCTTTAAAAAAAGAACTATGGCCAGGAATGCATAAGTTCTATTAA